Proteins encoded together in one Cellulomonas gilvus ATCC 13127 window:
- a CDS encoding CDGSH iron-sulfur domain-containing protein, whose protein sequence is MTPAWQPRADEPDTLRATPCPGGPLLVRGADEVVSPTGERRAVRRAVVALCRCDASTIAPWCDGSHKVVRRARSSSAAPASPVAPGDAPA, encoded by the coding sequence ATGACGCCCGCCTGGCAGCCGCGCGCGGACGAGCCCGACACGCTGCGGGCCACGCCCTGCCCGGGCGGCCCGCTTCTGGTGCGCGGCGCGGACGAGGTGGTCTCCCCCACCGGTGAGCGCCGCGCCGTGCGGCGCGCGGTCGTGGCGCTGTGCCGATGCGACGCGTCCACCATCGCCCCGTGGTGCGACGGGAGCCACAAGGTGGTCCGGCGCGCACGGTCGTCGTCCGCCGCTCCCGCGTCCCCGGTCGCGCCCGGTGACGCGCCCGCCTAG
- a CDS encoding iron-containing redox enzyme family protein, with amino-acid sequence MQLPPPRGPLSTVVIGRLAGPPAPDGAELSDAAREAVARDVLLDDDVQLSLFLLHELHHRGFDRVPADLEWDPALVSARGVLERALERDLRATVVVPEHPAGGDVAETLFALTAPTPGPGLARFVARSADAAQARELVMHRSIYTLAEADPHTWAIPRLTGRAKAALVEIQADEYGGGRPERMHSALFAQTMRALGLDDRYGHYLPRVPAATLTHVNVMRTFGLNRRLRGAAVGHLAAFEMTSSLPNRQYGDGFRRLGYDERTTEYFDEHVEADAVHEQIAARDLAGGLVADEPDLLPDVLFGAAACLAADDLVADALLGAWNSGRSSLVAAA; translated from the coding sequence GTGCAGCTGCCACCACCACGAGGACCGCTCAGCACGGTCGTGATCGGCCGGCTCGCCGGGCCTCCTGCGCCGGACGGGGCCGAGCTCTCCGACGCGGCCCGCGAGGCGGTCGCGCGTGACGTCCTCCTGGACGACGACGTCCAGCTGAGCCTGTTTCTCCTGCACGAGCTGCACCACCGGGGCTTCGACCGCGTGCCGGCCGACCTCGAGTGGGATCCCGCGCTGGTCTCCGCGCGCGGGGTCCTGGAGCGCGCGCTCGAGCGCGATCTGCGGGCGACCGTCGTCGTGCCGGAGCACCCCGCGGGCGGGGACGTGGCGGAGACGCTGTTCGCCCTGACGGCACCGACACCGGGGCCGGGGCTCGCGCGGTTCGTCGCACGCTCGGCCGACGCCGCCCAGGCGCGTGAGCTCGTCATGCACCGCTCGATCTACACGCTCGCCGAGGCGGACCCGCACACGTGGGCGATCCCGCGGCTGACCGGTCGCGCCAAGGCGGCCCTCGTGGAGATCCAGGCCGACGAGTACGGCGGCGGGCGCCCCGAACGCATGCACTCGGCGCTGTTCGCGCAGACCATGCGCGCGCTGGGGCTCGACGACCGGTACGGGCACTACCTGCCGCGGGTCCCCGCGGCGACGCTCACGCACGTCAACGTCATGCGGACGTTCGGGCTCAACCGCCGGCTGCGGGGCGCGGCCGTCGGGCACCTCGCCGCGTTCGAGATGACGTCCTCCCTGCCCAACCGCCAGTACGGCGACGGGTTCCGCCGCCTCGGGTACGACGAACGCACGACGGAGTACTTCGACGAGCACGTCGAGGCGGACGCCGTGCACGAGCAGATCGCGGCCCGGGACCTGGCGGGCGGCCTCGTCGCGGACGAGCCCGACCTGCTGCCTGACGTGCTGTTCGGCGCCGCGGCGTGCCTCGCGGCGGACGACCTCGTGGCCGACGCGCTGCTCGGCGCCTGGAACTCGGGCCGCTCCTCGCTGGTGGCCGCGGCATGA
- a CDS encoding APC family permease yields MTDSPTATGPHPSDGSAGDEPTRLRRAVTGPLLFLFILGDVLGAGVYALVGVLADEAGGVLWLPLVVALAMALLTAASYAELVTKYPRAGGSAVFAQRAFGRPWLSFLVGFSMLAAGVTSAAGLSLAFAGDYLGTFLDVPAVPAALVFLALVAALNARGIRESLRANVVMTAVELSGLLLVVVLGALALGRGDGDPGRIGQLPDGVSLGAATLGGALIAFYSFVGFETSANLAEEVRDVRRVYPRALFGALLTAGVVYVLVGLVAPAVVDPADLTASSGPLLEVVKVAGGVPLEVFSLVALVAVANGALLTMIMASRLSFGMAEEGLLPAALGRVLPGRRTPVVAIVTTTAVAMALTTTGSLEDLASTVVLLLLLVFLSTNVAVLVLRRDPVEHAHFRAWTAVPVLAIGSCLGLLTQQEARHWLLAGALLLVGTVLYLVARRTRI; encoded by the coding sequence ATGACCGACTCCCCCACCGCGACCGGCCCGCATCCCTCGGACGGCTCTGCCGGCGACGAGCCGACGCGTCTGCGGCGCGCGGTGACCGGTCCCCTGCTCTTCCTGTTCATCCTCGGCGACGTGCTCGGCGCCGGGGTCTATGCGCTGGTCGGCGTGCTGGCGGACGAGGCCGGCGGCGTGCTCTGGCTGCCCCTGGTGGTCGCGCTCGCGATGGCGCTCCTCACGGCGGCGTCGTACGCAGAGCTCGTGACCAAGTACCCGCGGGCGGGCGGCTCGGCGGTGTTCGCCCAGCGCGCGTTCGGGCGCCCGTGGCTGTCCTTCCTGGTGGGCTTCAGCATGCTCGCCGCGGGCGTCACGTCGGCCGCCGGGCTCTCGCTGGCGTTCGCGGGTGACTACCTCGGCACGTTCCTCGACGTCCCCGCGGTGCCCGCGGCGCTCGTGTTCCTCGCGCTGGTGGCCGCGCTGAACGCGCGCGGCATCCGGGAGTCGCTGCGCGCGAACGTCGTGATGACCGCCGTCGAGCTCTCCGGGCTGCTGCTCGTGGTCGTGCTGGGGGCGCTCGCGCTCGGGCGCGGGGACGGCGATCCCGGCCGCATCGGGCAGCTGCCCGACGGCGTCTCGCTGGGCGCCGCGACGCTCGGGGGCGCGCTCATCGCCTTCTACTCGTTCGTCGGCTTCGAGACCTCGGCGAACCTGGCCGAGGAGGTCCGGGACGTCCGGCGCGTCTATCCCCGGGCGCTGTTCGGCGCGCTCCTGACGGCGGGGGTCGTGTACGTGCTCGTCGGCCTCGTGGCACCCGCGGTGGTGGACCCGGCCGACCTGACCGCGTCGAGCGGACCCCTGCTCGAGGTGGTCAAGGTCGCGGGCGGCGTGCCGCTCGAGGTGTTCTCGCTCGTCGCGCTCGTCGCGGTGGCGAACGGCGCCCTGCTGACGATGATCATGGCCAGCCGCCTCTCGTTCGGCATGGCCGAGGAGGGCCTCCTGCCCGCCGCGCTCGGGCGCGTCCTGCCCGGCCGCCGCACGCCCGTGGTGGCGATCGTCACGACGACGGCCGTCGCGATGGCCCTGACCACGACCGGTTCTCTCGAGGACCTCGCCTCGACCGTGGTGCTGCTCCTGCTGCTGGTTTTCCTCAGCACCAACGTGGCGGTCCTGGTGCTGCGGCGGGACCCGGTCGAGCACGCGCACTTCCGGGCCTGGACCGCCGTACCCGTGCTCGCGATCGGGTCCTGCCTGGGGCTGCTCACGCAGCAGGAGGCACGGCACTGGCTGCTCGCCGGGGCTCTGCTCCTCGTCGGCACGGTGCTGTACCTGGTCGCGCGCCGTACCCGGATCTGA